Proteins encoded by one window of Cupriavidus sp. EM10:
- a CDS encoding ABC transporter substrate-binding protein, with protein MPQSPVRRHLLKLCTALGTTMVLSTLCAGTAQAQTATKIRFQLDWRFEGPSALFLLGEQKGYYKAEKLDVSIDAGNGSGNVVNRVASGTYDMGFADLASVMEFYGNNPDARNRPVAVMMVYNNTPAAVLALKKSGIKAPKDLAGKKLGAPVFDAGRRAFPIFAKANGLQAGAFNWQAMDPTLRETMLARGDLDAITGFSFTSILNLNARGVKDEDIVVLPYPQYGVKLYGNAIIASEQFLKSNPEAVKAFLRAFAKSAKDVIARPEDGIKAVKARDGIIDEKLEVRRLKIALDSVVKSPDAKAEGFGRVNKPRLSLMASQVADAFATKGRINPDALWTDAYLPSAAELDVLR; from the coding sequence ATGCCGCAATCCCCCGTGCGCCGTCATCTGCTGAAGCTGTGCACCGCGTTGGGCACCACGATGGTGCTGTCGACACTCTGCGCGGGCACCGCGCAGGCGCAGACCGCCACGAAGATCCGCTTCCAGCTCGACTGGCGCTTCGAAGGTCCGTCGGCGCTGTTTCTGCTCGGCGAGCAAAAGGGCTACTACAAGGCCGAGAAGCTGGACGTGTCCATCGACGCCGGCAACGGCTCGGGCAACGTGGTCAACCGCGTGGCCTCGGGCACGTATGACATGGGCTTTGCCGACCTGGCGTCGGTGATGGAGTTCTACGGCAACAACCCGGACGCCAGGAACCGGCCCGTGGCCGTGATGATGGTCTACAACAACACGCCGGCCGCCGTGCTGGCGCTGAAGAAGTCGGGCATCAAGGCGCCGAAGGACCTGGCCGGCAAGAAGCTCGGCGCGCCGGTGTTCGACGCGGGCCGCCGCGCCTTCCCGATCTTCGCCAAGGCCAACGGCCTGCAGGCCGGGGCGTTCAACTGGCAGGCGATGGACCCCACGCTGCGCGAGACCATGCTGGCGCGCGGCGACCTGGACGCCATCACGGGCTTTTCGTTCACGTCGATCCTGAACCTGAACGCGCGCGGCGTGAAGGACGAGGACATCGTCGTGCTGCCGTATCCGCAGTACGGCGTGAAGCTCTACGGCAACGCCATCATCGCGTCCGAACAGTTCCTGAAGAGCAATCCCGAGGCCGTGAAGGCATTCCTGCGCGCGTTTGCGAAGTCGGCGAAGGATGTGATCGCGCGCCCCGAGGACGGCATCAAGGCCGTCAAGGCGCGCGACGGGATCATCGACGAGAAGCTGGAGGTGCGCCGCCTGAAGATCGCGCTGGACAGCGTGGTGAAGTCGCCGGACGCCAAGGCCGAGGGCTTTGGCCGCGTCAACAAGCCGCGCCTGTCGCTGATGGCATCGCAGGTGGCCGACGCCTTCGCCACCAAGGGCCGCATCAACCCCGATGCACTCTGGACCGATGCCTACCTGCCGTCGGCCGCCGAACTGGACGTTTTGCGATGA